The Streptomyces sp. NBC_01454 genome includes a window with the following:
- a CDS encoding carbohydrate kinase family protein — MQRTIVIGNISLDHIHRPGHPPLHQLGGAALHLAAAAARAGLPAAPAASIGSDLAHLPDDPRLPALDWTLLHHAPQSSAAFTIHYDRAGTVTAVDTAYGAAEHLTAHALRVIDRHPQAVFHISGRRPLDLPAVLGALTTRDHTFSLDFHLPSAPHLIPAAAPWLHHATTVFVNAEEHLLLTQSTGSRPCPEVVVTDGPRPAYVVLNGRPGPPVVPPAVPTLRQITGAGDTLAGTYLAHRARGIPPGAALTHAVQAASRHTTQHPLTLAPHRAPP, encoded by the coding sequence ATGCAGCGCACCATCGTGATCGGCAACATCTCCCTCGACCACATCCACCGCCCCGGCCACCCTCCACTCCACCAGCTCGGCGGCGCCGCCCTCCACCTGGCCGCGGCCGCCGCCCGCGCCGGGCTTCCCGCCGCGCCGGCCGCCTCCATCGGCAGCGACCTCGCCCACCTGCCCGACGACCCGCGGCTGCCCGCACTGGACTGGACCCTCCTGCACCACGCACCGCAGTCCTCGGCCGCGTTCACCATCCACTACGACCGCGCCGGGACGGTCACCGCCGTCGACACCGCCTACGGTGCCGCCGAGCACCTCACCGCCCACGCCCTGCGTGTTATCGACCGTCATCCTCAGGCGGTCTTCCACATCAGCGGCCGCCGCCCCCTCGACCTCCCCGCCGTTCTCGGCGCGCTGACCACCCGCGACCACACCTTCAGCCTGGACTTCCACCTCCCCAGCGCCCCGCACCTCATCCCGGCCGCCGCTCCCTGGCTCCACCACGCCACGACCGTCTTCGTCAACGCCGAGGAACACCTGCTCCTCACCCAGAGCACCGGATCCCGGCCCTGCCCGGAAGTCGTCGTCACCGACGGCCCCCGCCCCGCCTACGTCGTCCTGAACGGCCGCCCCGGCCCGCCCGTCGTCCCTCCCGCCGTGCCCACCCTCCGGCAGATCACGGGCGCCGGAGACACCCTCGCGGGCACCTACCTCGCCCACCGGGCCCGCGGCATCCCGCCGGGCGCCGCGCTGACCCACGCCGTCCAGGCCGCCAGCCGCCACACCACCCAGCACCCGCTGACCCTCGCACCGCACCGCGCACCGCCCTGA
- a CDS encoding nucleoside 2-deoxyribosyltransferase, producing MHYLAHRLFAAHDRALAAQLAHHLSLKTGEDHVFLPFCDTDEETLVADVKGRRLFELDQERLRRIRALTAIVHGPSPDDGVCMEIGYAAALGVPVLLVTTDFQDYSSTPDGPHTVFPDPLLDALATRIIRIPQLAPSAEPPAITRYAGFAARNHSQAQRAIEACVDAALQLPAPTTPITLAPVCPGTRSTTTVYAEPSLYAPPPAGFPGLAARQDITITGPTRFTSTDPLTAAHHDWTAALGSTRIVVDACGPETPPGAALLIGAARATGLPVAAYLPRSTYTHASGREPNYRNLMIQYGVDATLRSAAEVTAWTGA from the coding sequence ATGCACTACCTCGCCCACCGGCTCTTCGCCGCCCACGACCGCGCCCTCGCCGCCCAACTCGCCCACCACCTCAGCCTCAAGACCGGCGAGGACCACGTCTTCCTCCCCTTCTGCGACACCGACGAGGAAACCCTCGTCGCCGACGTCAAGGGCCGACGGCTGTTCGAACTCGACCAAGAGCGCCTGCGCCGCATCCGCGCTCTCACCGCCATCGTCCACGGCCCCAGCCCCGACGACGGCGTCTGCATGGAGATCGGCTACGCCGCCGCCCTCGGCGTGCCCGTGCTCCTGGTGACCACCGATTTCCAGGACTACTCCAGCACCCCCGACGGCCCGCACACCGTCTTCCCCGATCCGCTCCTGGACGCCCTCGCCACCCGCATCATCCGTATCCCCCAACTCGCTCCGTCCGCCGAACCGCCCGCCATCACCCGCTACGCCGGCTTCGCCGCCCGCAACCACTCCCAGGCCCAGCGCGCCATCGAGGCCTGCGTCGACGCCGCCCTCCAGCTCCCCGCCCCCACCACCCCGATCACACTGGCCCCCGTCTGCCCCGGCACCCGCAGCACCACGACGGTGTACGCGGAACCCTCCCTGTACGCCCCGCCGCCCGCCGGCTTCCCCGGGCTGGCCGCCCGCCAGGACATCACCATCACCGGCCCGACCCGGTTCACCTCCACCGATCCCCTCACCGCCGCGCACCACGACTGGACGGCCGCCCTCGGCAGCACCCGGATCGTCGTCGACGCCTGCGGCCCCGAGACCCCGCCCGGCGCAGCCCTCCTGATCGGCGCAGCCCGCGCCACGGGCCTGCCGGTGGCTGCCTATCTGCCGCGCAGCACCTACACCCACGCCTCCGGCCGGGAGCCCAACTACCGCAACCTCATGATCCAGTACGGCGTCGACGCCACCCTCCGCAGCGCAGCCGAGGTGACCGCATGGACCGGAGCGTGA
- a CDS encoding SAM-dependent methyltransferase, with translation MPPEGIPRCVEADVTQPDELLAAVEGAGIDFGQPVALGLHALMDFILDDMHPYTIVSRLLGRLAPNSYLSLSHCTGDFAPEVWKAVTHTYEQHGIPVQARTEAEVLRFFRGLDFVDPGLAVAHRWRPEPASGPSLVTDRQVSLYAGVVAQRRLRIRQGQPVHRGGIGEVRHMPQLFGGHAQVVPGGLERGLDCRRAFIIRVVQDGLHHEVEILKIDDHWFIEAETEHKDHFLW, from the coding sequence GTGCCCCCGGAAGGGATCCCCCGCTGCGTCGAGGCGGATGTGACGCAGCCCGACGAGCTGCTGGCGGCCGTGGAAGGAGCCGGGATCGACTTCGGCCAGCCTGTCGCCCTAGGCCTGCACGCCCTGATGGACTTCATCCTCGACGACATGCACCCGTACACGATCGTGAGCCGGTTGCTGGGCCGGCTGGCCCCGAACTCGTACCTGAGCCTGTCCCACTGCACCGGCGACTTCGCGCCAGAGGTGTGGAAGGCCGTTACTCACACTTACGAGCAGCACGGCATACCGGTCCAGGCACGTACCGAGGCCGAAGTGCTGCGGTTCTTCCGTGGACTCGACTTCGTTGATCCAGGGCTTGCAGTGGCGCACCGGTGGCGTCCCGAACCCGCTAGTGGTCCGAGCCTGGTCACGGACAGGCAGGTCTCGTTGTATGCCGGGGTGGTCGCCCAGCGCCGCCTCCGGATCCGACAGGGACAACCCGTACACCGAGGCGGGATCGGCGAAGTTCGTCATATGCCACAGCTGTTCGGCGGTCATGCGCAGGTCGTGCCGGGCGGTCTCGAGCGCGGCCTGGACTGCCGGCGGGCGTTCATCATCCGGGTCGTCCAGGATGGTCTCCACCACGAGGTGGAGATCCTCAAGATCGACGACCACTGGTTCATCGAAGCCGAGACCGAGCACAAGGACCACTTCCTCTGGTGA
- a CDS encoding GNAT family N-acetyltransferase, which translates to MTSRALPLLSEVPYDHPDARHLTRALQLDQVATYGFADDPGETPAAQFDPPHGLFLTAHRDGVAVGCGGVRLLDADTAEIKRMYVAVTARGYGLGQHILEYLERHAVTVGATQIVLETGFRNHGALALYQRCGYRSRPSYVPGRDPLVNRALTKQLCFPGRKVS; encoded by the coding sequence ATGACCAGCCGAGCCCTCCCGCTGCTGAGTGAGGTTCCCTACGACCACCCGGACGCACGCCACCTCACGCGCGCCCTACAACTTGACCAGGTCGCCACCTATGGGTTCGCCGACGACCCCGGCGAGACCCCTGCCGCACAATTCGACCCGCCGCATGGGCTGTTCCTCACAGCTCATCGCGACGGCGTGGCGGTGGGCTGCGGCGGTGTCCGCCTCCTCGACGCGGACACCGCGGAGATCAAGCGGATGTACGTAGCCGTGACCGCGCGCGGCTACGGCCTGGGCCAGCACATCCTCGAATACCTGGAGCGCCACGCTGTCACCGTTGGCGCCACGCAGATCGTGCTGGAAACAGGCTTTCGCAATCATGGCGCTCTGGCGCTCTACCAACGCTGCGGGTACAGGTCTCGCCCGTCGTACGTGCCCGGACGCGACCCTCTGGTGAACCGCGCCCTGACCAAACAGCTGTGCTTCCCCGGCCGCAAGGTCTCGTAA